In Corylus avellana chromosome ca2, CavTom2PMs-1.0, the following proteins share a genomic window:
- the LOC132170979 gene encoding integrin-linked protein kinase 1 isoform X1, producing MESPKPPIRFTLGKQSSMAPDRFKEEPLTDGDDVAEGIDPGVRLMYLAHGGDVEGIRELLDSGVNVNFKDIDGRTALHVAACQGLTDVVSLLLDRGAEVDLKDRWGSTALADAIYYKNHDLIKLLEKHGAKPLMAPMHVTHAREVPEYEIDPKEFDFTNSVEITKGTFHRASWRGIEVAVKRLGDEVISDEDKVRAFRDELALLQRIRHPNVVQFLGAVTQSSPMMIVTEYLPKGDLSAFLKRKGALKAQTAVKFALDIARGMNYLHENKPEPIIHRDLEPSNILRDDSGHLKVADFGVSKLLTVKEDRPLTCQDTSCRYVAPEVFSNKEYDTKVDVFSFALILQEMIEGHQPFQTQQEKEITKAYAAKERPPFRAPAKRYAHGLRELIEECWSEKPAKRPTFRQIIRRLESIHNSFGHTRHWKVAPLRCFQNLEAMLKKENSDLSSRGHSSQSSTSSP from the exons ATGGAATCGCCGAAACCTCCTATCCGGTTCACGCTGGGAAAGCAGTCGTCGATGGCGCCGGACCGGTTCAAGGAGGAGCCATTGACCGACGGCGATGACGTGGCGGAGGGGATCGATCCAGGGGTGCGCTTGATGTACCTTGCCCATGGAGGCGACGTGGAGGGGATCAGAGAGCTCCTGGACTCTGGCGTCAACGTCAACTTCAAGGACATTGACGGTCGCACGGCCCTTCACGTGGCCGCCTGCCAGGGCCTGACCGACGTCGTTTCGCTCTTGCTCGACCGCGGCGCCGAGGTCGACCTCAAGGACCGCTGGGGGAGCACC GCCCTCGCGGATGCTATATATTACAAGAACCACGACTTGATCAAGCTTTTGGAGAAACACGGCGCGAAGCCTCTG ATGGCTCCAATGCACGTTACACATGCTCGTGAAGTCCCGGAATACGAAATTGATCCAAAAGAGTTTGATTTTACAAACAGTGTCGAAATAACGAAG GGAACGTTCCATAGAGCGTCGTGGCGTGGGATAGAGGTAGCTGTGAAGAGGCTTGGGGACGAAGTGATTAGTGATGAGGATAAAGT gagggcATTCAGGGATGAGCTTGCATTGCTTCAGAGGATACGACATCCAAATGTAGTCCAGTTTCTGGGTGCTGTGACTCAAAGTAGTCCGATGATGATTGTGACAGAATATCTTCCCAAG GGAGATCTTTCTGCATtcttgaaaagaaaaggagcaCTAAAGGCACAAACAGCTGTGAAATTTGCACTTGATATTGCaag GGGAATGAATTATTTGCATGAGAATAAGCCAGAACCGATAATTCATCGTGATCTTGAACCTTC AAATATATTGCGGGATGATTCTGGGCACTTGAAAGTTGCAGACTTTGGAGTTAGCAAGTTGCTGACGGTTAAAGAAGATAGGCCTCTTACCTGTCAAGACACTTCTT GCCGATATGTGGCTCCAGAGGTTTTCAGCAACAAAGAATATGATACCAAAGTTGATGTTTTCTCATTTGCTTTAATTCTGCAAGAG ATGATTGAAGGCCATCAACCATTTCAGACACagcaagaaaaggaaattacTAAAGCATATGCTGCAAAAGAGCGTCCCCCTTTTAGAGCTCCAGCAAAGCGTTATGCACATGGACTTAGAGA GTTGATTGAGGAGTGCTGGAGTGAGAAGCCAGCTAAAAGACCAACATTTCGGCAAATAATAAGAAGGCTGGAGTCCATTCACAACAGCTTTGGCCATACAAGGCATTGGAAG GTTGCACCGTTGAGATGCTTTCAGAACCTGGAGGCCatgttgaagaaagaaaattccGATCTAAGCAGCCGTGGCCATTCATCTCAGTCTAGCACCAGCAGCCCATAA
- the LOC132170979 gene encoding integrin-linked protein kinase 1 isoform X2 has product MESPKPPIRFTLGKQSSMAPDRFKEEPLTDGDDVAEGIDPGVRLMYLAHGGDVEGIRELLDSGVNVNFKDIDGRTALHVAACQGLTDVVSLLLDRGAEVDLKDRWGSTALADAIYYKNHDLIKLLEKHGAKPLMAPMHVTHAREVPEYEIDPKEFDFTNSVEITKGTFHRASWRGIEVAVKRLGDEVISDEDKVRAFRDELALLQRIRHPNVVQFLGAVTQSSPMMIVTEYLPKGDLSAFLKRKGALKAQTAVKFALDIARGMNYLHENKPEPIIHRDLEPSNILRDDSGHLKVADFGVSKLLTVKEDRPLTCQDTSCRYVAPEVFSNKEYDTKVDVFSFALILQEMIEGHQPFQTQQEKEITKAYAAKERPPFRAPAKRYAHGLRELIEECWSEKPAKRPTFRQIIRRLESIHNSFGHTRHWKACLLIVTCQL; this is encoded by the exons ATGGAATCGCCGAAACCTCCTATCCGGTTCACGCTGGGAAAGCAGTCGTCGATGGCGCCGGACCGGTTCAAGGAGGAGCCATTGACCGACGGCGATGACGTGGCGGAGGGGATCGATCCAGGGGTGCGCTTGATGTACCTTGCCCATGGAGGCGACGTGGAGGGGATCAGAGAGCTCCTGGACTCTGGCGTCAACGTCAACTTCAAGGACATTGACGGTCGCACGGCCCTTCACGTGGCCGCCTGCCAGGGCCTGACCGACGTCGTTTCGCTCTTGCTCGACCGCGGCGCCGAGGTCGACCTCAAGGACCGCTGGGGGAGCACC GCCCTCGCGGATGCTATATATTACAAGAACCACGACTTGATCAAGCTTTTGGAGAAACACGGCGCGAAGCCTCTG ATGGCTCCAATGCACGTTACACATGCTCGTGAAGTCCCGGAATACGAAATTGATCCAAAAGAGTTTGATTTTACAAACAGTGTCGAAATAACGAAG GGAACGTTCCATAGAGCGTCGTGGCGTGGGATAGAGGTAGCTGTGAAGAGGCTTGGGGACGAAGTGATTAGTGATGAGGATAAAGT gagggcATTCAGGGATGAGCTTGCATTGCTTCAGAGGATACGACATCCAAATGTAGTCCAGTTTCTGGGTGCTGTGACTCAAAGTAGTCCGATGATGATTGTGACAGAATATCTTCCCAAG GGAGATCTTTCTGCATtcttgaaaagaaaaggagcaCTAAAGGCACAAACAGCTGTGAAATTTGCACTTGATATTGCaag GGGAATGAATTATTTGCATGAGAATAAGCCAGAACCGATAATTCATCGTGATCTTGAACCTTC AAATATATTGCGGGATGATTCTGGGCACTTGAAAGTTGCAGACTTTGGAGTTAGCAAGTTGCTGACGGTTAAAGAAGATAGGCCTCTTACCTGTCAAGACACTTCTT GCCGATATGTGGCTCCAGAGGTTTTCAGCAACAAAGAATATGATACCAAAGTTGATGTTTTCTCATTTGCTTTAATTCTGCAAGAG ATGATTGAAGGCCATCAACCATTTCAGACACagcaagaaaaggaaattacTAAAGCATATGCTGCAAAAGAGCGTCCCCCTTTTAGAGCTCCAGCAAAGCGTTATGCACATGGACTTAGAGA GTTGATTGAGGAGTGCTGGAGTGAGAAGCCAGCTAAAAGACCAACATTTCGGCAAATAATAAGAAGGCTGGAGTCCATTCACAACAGCTTTGGCCATACAAGGCATTGGAAG GCCTGCCTGCTAATTGTAACTTGTCAACTCTAA
- the LOC132171180 gene encoding agamous-like MADS-box protein MADS1 isoform X2: MEFQNQSMSVSPQRKLGRGKIEIKRIENTTNRQVTFCKRRNGLLKKAYELSVLCDAEIALIVFSSRGRLYEYANNSVKTTIERYKKACADSSNSGSVSEANTQFYQQEAAKLRGQIRSVQDSNRHMLGEALSELNFKELKNLEKNLEKGINRIRSKKNELLFAEIEYMQKREVDLHNNNQFLRAKIAENERNQQNLNVMPGGGNYELMQSQSFDSRNYFQVDALQPNHHYPRQDQMALQLV, translated from the exons ATGGAGTTCCAGAACCAATCGATGTCAGTCTCTCCCCAGAGAAAATTGGGCAGGGGAAAGATTGAAATCAAGCGGATCGAAAACACAACTAATCGACAAGTCACCTTCTGTAAGAGGCGCAACGGCCTGCTCAAAAAGGCCTATGAATTGTCTGTTCTCTGTGATGCTGAGATTGCCCTCATCGTCTTCTCTAGCCGTGGCCGCCTTTATGAGTATGCTAACAACAG TGTCAAAACAACAATTGAGAGGTACAAGAAGGCATGCGCTGATTCCTCCAATTCTGGATCTGTTTCTGAAGCTAATACTCAG TTCTACCAGCAAGAGGCTGCTAAACTGCGTGGCCAAATTAGAAGTGTGCAGGATTCAAACAG GCATATGTTGGGCGAGGCTTTGAGCGAGTTAAATTTCAAAGAGCTCAAGAACTTGgagaaaaatttagagaaaGGAATTAACAGAATCAGATCCAAAAAG AATGAGCTCCTGTTCGCAGAAATTGAGTATATGCAGAAAAGG GAAGTTGACTTGCATAACAATAACCAGTTTCTCCGAGcaaag ATAGCGGAGAATGAGAGAAACCAGCAGAACTTGAATGTGATGCCAGGAGGGGGAAACTATGAGCTCATGCAGTCTCAGTCATTTGATTCTCGAAACTATTTTCAAGTAGATGCACTACAACCCAATCATCACTACCCACGCCAAGACCAGATGGCACTTCAGTTAGT TTAA
- the LOC132171180 gene encoding agamous-like MADS-box protein MADS1 isoform X1, whose product MEFQNQSMSVSPQRKLGRGKIEIKRIENTTNRQVTFCKRRNGLLKKAYELSVLCDAEIALIVFSSRGRLYEYANNSSVKTTIERYKKACADSSNSGSVSEANTQFYQQEAAKLRGQIRSVQDSNRHMLGEALSELNFKELKNLEKNLEKGINRIRSKKNELLFAEIEYMQKREVDLHNNNQFLRAKIAENERNQQNLNVMPGGGNYELMQSQSFDSRNYFQVDALQPNHHYPRQDQMALQLV is encoded by the exons ATGGAGTTCCAGAACCAATCGATGTCAGTCTCTCCCCAGAGAAAATTGGGCAGGGGAAAGATTGAAATCAAGCGGATCGAAAACACAACTAATCGACAAGTCACCTTCTGTAAGAGGCGCAACGGCCTGCTCAAAAAGGCCTATGAATTGTCTGTTCTCTGTGATGCTGAGATTGCCCTCATCGTCTTCTCTAGCCGTGGCCGCCTTTATGAGTATGCTAACAACAG CAGTGTCAAAACAACAATTGAGAGGTACAAGAAGGCATGCGCTGATTCCTCCAATTCTGGATCTGTTTCTGAAGCTAATACTCAG TTCTACCAGCAAGAGGCTGCTAAACTGCGTGGCCAAATTAGAAGTGTGCAGGATTCAAACAG GCATATGTTGGGCGAGGCTTTGAGCGAGTTAAATTTCAAAGAGCTCAAGAACTTGgagaaaaatttagagaaaGGAATTAACAGAATCAGATCCAAAAAG AATGAGCTCCTGTTCGCAGAAATTGAGTATATGCAGAAAAGG GAAGTTGACTTGCATAACAATAACCAGTTTCTCCGAGcaaag ATAGCGGAGAATGAGAGAAACCAGCAGAACTTGAATGTGATGCCAGGAGGGGGAAACTATGAGCTCATGCAGTCTCAGTCATTTGATTCTCGAAACTATTTTCAAGTAGATGCACTACAACCCAATCATCACTACCCACGCCAAGACCAGATGGCACTTCAGTTAGT TTAA
- the LOC132171888 gene encoding GDSL esterase/lipase At1g29670-like, protein MKTWLSFFALLVLSKFLLHVHGKPQVPCYFIFGDSLVDNGNNNQLQTVARANYLPYGVDYPFGPTGRFSNGRTSVDFLAELLGFDHHIPPFTTASGSDILKGVNYASGSAGIRNETGQHLGVHVSFDGQLKNHMATISRIFRMLGKNVTTSGYLKKCLYSVGMGSNDYINNYFLTKHYSSKRLYSPKNYAKVLIQQYSQQIKRLYNYGARKVVVFGVGIIGCTPNANSLHGKKGSLCVDKMNHAVRRFNTELKLLINQLNADHSDAKFIYINAYRMASMNVSSFGFKVWDVGCCPVGKYGQCNPDQQKNICKNRSQYLFWDSFHPTEIVNQIIAARSYSAFEKFDTYPTDISHLAKI, encoded by the exons ATGAAAACTTGGTTGTCTTTTTTTGCTCTCCTAGTGCTCTCAAAGTTCCTACTTCACGTGCATGGAAAACCGCAAGTGCCTTGTTATTTCATTTTCGGAGACTCCCTCGTCGACAATGGCAATAACAACCAGCTTCAGACGGTGGCTAGAGCCAATTACCTGCCGTATGGTGTCGACTATCCTTTCGGGCCAACCGGAAGGTTTAGTAACGGCCGGACCTCCGTTGATTTCTTAG CTGAACTTTTGGGCTTCGACCACCACATTCCACCCTTCACAACCGCTAGCGGCTCCGACATCCTCAAAGGTGTGAATTATGCATCTGGGTCAGCAGGCATCCGCAATGAAACAGGACAACATTTG GGTGTTCACGTCAGCTTTGATGGACAGTTGAAGAACCACATGGCTACAATCTCACGAATTTTTCGCATGCTAGGAAAAAATGTCACAACTTCTGGGTACCTTAAAAAGTGCTTGTATTCGGTTGGAATGGGAAGCAATGATTACATCAACAACTACTTCCTGACCAAACATTACTCATCAAAACGCCTGTATTCTCCAAAGAACTACGCTAAAGTTCTGATCCAACAATATTCTCAGCAAATAAAG AGATTGTACAATTATGGAGCAAGGAAAGTTGTAGTGTTTGGAGTAGGAATAATAGGGTGCACTCCCAATGCGAATTCTTTGCATGGCAAAAAAGGATCCCTGTGTGTAGATAAAATGAACCATGCCGTTCGACGCTTCAACACAGAGCTTAAATTACTCATAAATCAGCTCAATGCCGATCATTCTGATGCCAAATTTATATACATCAATGCTTACAGAATGGCATCCATGAATGTTTCATCTTTCG GTTTCAAGGTTTGGGACGTCGGGTGCTGCCCGGTAGGGAAATATGGGCAGTGTAATCCTGATCAGCAAAAGAACATATGCAAGAATAGGAGCCAGTATTTGTTCTGGGACTCTTTCCATCCTACTGAAATTGTTAACCAAATTATTGCAGCCAGATCATACAGTGCTTTTGAGAAATTTGATACGTATCCAACGGATATTAGCCACCTAGCTAAGATTTAA